Below is a window of Desulfurispira natronophila DNA.
CCTTATCTGGACATAAGCTGCGATGATTCAGCTTCTCCGTCACGGCAGTTGGCGATACAGACCTTTCTCTACCAGGTCCAGCAACATGCACAAAGCTGCACTGCTGCAGATCAAGGGTGAGTGTGTGAATAAAAGCCATCAGCTGATATTTGCACGATATCGCTCGCAACTTGACCCTGACAAGCAGCACCTGCTGCTGGCGAGAGTCAGTAGTGTGATGGCCAAGAACCTTCTTGCCCTGAGTTTTCCGGGTGGTCAGGTGCTGGCGGTTGTCGGAGGTGCCTTGCAACATGCAGCGGCAAGTCCTCTGGACTTGCCGGCAGTAGGTGACATGGTGCTTGCTCAGTGGGAAGCGGATGACAAGGCAGTTGTGGTCGAGGTGCTACCACGGAGATCAATTTTACAGCGCCGTTCAGTCGGACGTCAAACTGTGCCACAGCTTATTGCTGCCAATATAGACACGGTTTTTGTTGTTACCAGCTTTGCTGGAGATTTTAATCTTCGGCGCCTGGAGCGATATGTCCTGGCTGTTTTGGCCAGTCATATACAGTGTGTTATTCTCGTCAACAAGTGCGACTTGGTTGATGATCCGGTGGATATGCTTTCAGACTTCAGTGCTGTGCTGGGCCGGGTTCCCATACATCCAACCAGTGCTGTCAGTCGCGAAGGACTGGA
It encodes the following:
- the rsgA gene encoding ribosome small subunit-dependent GTPase A; its protein translation is MHKAALLQIKGECVNKSHQLIFARYRSQLDPDKQHLLLARVSSVMAKNLLALSFPGGQVLAVVGGALQHAAASPLDLPAVGDMVLAQWEADDKAVVVEVLPRRSILQRRSVGRQTVPQLIAANIDTVFVVTSFAGDFNLRRLERYVLAVLASHIQCVILVNKCDLVDDPVDMLSDFSAVLGRVPIHPTSAVSREGLDGIECHVNPGDTICFIGSSGVGKSSLLNALAGEELMETAPLRRELTKGRHTTTMRQMLYLPSGLTVIDTPGMREFAPWITDESCVDMAFEDIALAATRCRYDDCSHTVEPDCAVVQGVEDGEIYEERVEAYRELIEEIRELNQQRTLRGIAKQDHERRGRTRQHKKKKGYSSR